The Sphingomonas psychrotolerans genome includes a region encoding these proteins:
- a CDS encoding alpha/beta fold hydrolase: protein MSDQADDYPHVRRMRVMANGEPFHVLDQGEGPAVLFCHGFPDTAETWRSQMRAVAAAGFRAIALDMRGFGQSYAPEDFRNYTSLHVTGDLIGVLDALEIDSAVIVGHDWGADYAQRACIMRPDRFHALVSLSIPFSPRGDTSLWEDLRARGLGERYYAFGLSEPEADARLLPASNTIRSVLYWLSASPPPGERWDPIDPAKGMLRPPLVEIPTWADPDYVAHSISAFERTGFHGGLNYYRVLQETFGLTAAFKNVTIAQPSLYIWGGADGLCRFFHPEPPAVSDLSPVWPGLVDVVELDGVGHWVQHEAAERVNEEIVRFLAREVCDVAR, encoded by the coding sequence ATGAGCGATCAGGCAGATGACTATCCCCACGTGCGCCGCATGCGGGTGATGGCAAACGGCGAGCCCTTCCATGTGCTTGACCAGGGCGAGGGCCCAGCCGTGTTGTTCTGCCACGGCTTCCCGGATACGGCAGAGACTTGGCGGAGCCAAATGCGCGCCGTTGCCGCGGCTGGGTTTCGGGCGATAGCGCTGGACATGCGCGGGTTCGGCCAGAGCTACGCGCCGGAAGACTTTCGCAATTACACCTCTCTTCATGTCACGGGCGACCTGATCGGCGTGCTCGACGCGCTTGAGATCGACAGCGCGGTGATTGTCGGACACGACTGGGGTGCGGACTATGCGCAGCGAGCCTGCATTATGCGTCCCGACCGCTTCCACGCGCTCGTCAGCCTCAGCATTCCCTTTTCACCGCGCGGAGACACGAGCCTCTGGGAAGACTTGCGGGCACGCGGACTCGGCGAGCGCTATTACGCCTTCGGACTTTCCGAACCCGAAGCGGATGCGCGCCTCTTGCCGGCGTCGAACACGATACGCAGCGTGCTCTACTGGCTGTCCGCAAGTCCCCCGCCCGGAGAAAGGTGGGACCCGATCGACCCGGCGAAGGGAATGCTCCGCCCTCCGCTGGTGGAGATTCCAACCTGGGCGGATCCCGACTATGTGGCACATTCGATCAGCGCCTTTGAGCGGACAGGCTTTCACGGAGGGCTGAACTACTACCGCGTCCTCCAAGAGACCTTCGGGCTGACCGCTGCGTTCAAGAACGTAACGATCGCGCAGCCCAGCCTCTATATCTGGGGCGGTGCTGACGGTCTCTGCCGCTTCTTCCACCCAGAGCCTCCCGCCGTGTCGGACCTAAGCCCGGTGTGGCCAGGGCTTGTCGACGTCGTCGAATTGGACGGGGTCGGCCACTGGGTGCAGCACGAGGCGGCGGAGCGGGTGAACGAAGAGATTGTCCGATTCCTGGCTCGGGAGGTGTGCGATGTCGCTCGATGA
- a CDS encoding YybH family protein, protein MRKLVKSASKTAGAASTQADIEEVLLTYETALNASDTDTVLTVFAPDGVFMAPNNPSTVGADAIRAAYNGIFQAITFDTELTVEEVVQVAPNWAFVRTSSNGHVTVNAIKQRVPDANHELFIFQKGDDEAWKIARYSFATTNPLPQ, encoded by the coding sequence ATGAGAAAGCTCGTGAAATCTGCAAGCAAAACCGCAGGCGCCGCTTCGACTCAGGCAGACATCGAAGAGGTATTGCTGACCTACGAGACGGCGCTGAACGCCTCGGACACCGACACAGTGCTGACCGTATTTGCACCTGATGGCGTCTTCATGGCTCCGAACAACCCTTCGACCGTCGGCGCCGATGCAATCCGGGCTGCCTACAACGGCATTTTCCAGGCGATCACCTTCGATACCGAGTTGACGGTCGAGGAGGTCGTGCAGGTCGCGCCGAACTGGGCGTTCGTCCGGACGAGTTCGAACGGGCATGTGACCGTGAATGCAATCAAGCAACGCGTCCCCGACGCCAACCACGAACTGTTCATCTTCCAAAAAGGCGATGACGAGGCGTGGAAGATCGCGCGCTACTCCTTCGCGACGACGAACCCGCTCCCCCAATAA
- a CDS encoding OsmC family protein, translated as MDLVMAALRTRVSAIETGESPFAVRIATHDHSFIGDEPASAGGGGLGPNPLELLASSLAECTVMTVRWFALQQGWPVEHIEVVVDHVKTVIAGAAAPIDIFDKTVSISAPLLGADQLARLMEIAGKCPVQRVLEGAPLIRTKAGASTPEH; from the coding sequence ATGGATCTCGTGATGGCGGCCCTTCGCACCCGAGTATCAGCGATCGAAACCGGGGAGAGCCCGTTTGCTGTCCGCATCGCGACGCATGACCACAGCTTCATTGGCGACGAACCAGCCAGTGCGGGCGGCGGCGGCCTGGGGCCGAACCCGCTCGAACTGCTGGCCTCATCGCTAGCCGAATGCACCGTCATGACCGTCCGCTGGTTTGCGCTCCAGCAAGGCTGGCCGGTCGAGCATATCGAGGTTGTGGTTGATCATGTGAAGACGGTGATTGCCGGTGCCGCTGCACCAATCGATATATTCGACAAGACCGTCTCAATCAGCGCTCCGCTGCTCGGCGCCGATCAACTGGCACGGTTGATGGAGATCGCGGGCAAGTGCCCGGTTCAGCGCGTCCTGGAGGGCGCGCCCCTGATCCGGACGAAGGCTGGAGCGTCGACGCCGGAGCACTGA
- a CDS encoding pirin family protein: MIELVIDQRRRDLGGGFEVGRVLPFAKRRMVGPFIFFDHFGPIDLAPGLGPEFDVRAHPHVGLSTVSYLFSGEIMHRDSLGYEMPIRPQEVNWMTAGRGITHSERFEHARAVGDHLHGIQAWVALPEEFEESAPSFTHHSGTDLPQWESGGVVGHLIAGSAYGLTARAKTHSPLFYAHLEMEPGAVAEVPADHKERALYIAAGAIEIHGNRYEAGQMLVLGAGSSHFKAKKASTVMVLGGEPIGERFIHWNFVSSSKDRLAQAAADWKAGRMKLPDADDAEFIPLPDEPVPPLPAIS, encoded by the coding sequence ATGATTGAACTCGTCATCGATCAGCGTCGCCGCGATCTAGGCGGTGGCTTCGAGGTCGGCCGCGTCCTGCCCTTCGCCAAGCGGCGCATGGTCGGACCCTTCATATTCTTCGATCACTTCGGGCCCATCGATCTGGCCCCCGGCCTCGGCCCCGAGTTCGATGTCCGGGCGCATCCGCACGTTGGCCTGTCGACCGTCAGTTACCTGTTCTCGGGCGAGATCATGCACCGCGACAGCCTCGGCTACGAAATGCCGATCCGGCCGCAAGAAGTGAATTGGATGACGGCCGGCCGCGGCATCACGCATAGCGAGCGCTTCGAACATGCCCGCGCCGTCGGCGACCACCTGCATGGCATCCAGGCCTGGGTCGCGCTGCCGGAGGAATTCGAGGAAAGCGCCCCGTCCTTCACCCACCACTCGGGCACCGACCTGCCGCAATGGGAAAGCGGCGGAGTAGTCGGTCATCTAATCGCGGGCAGCGCCTATGGCCTCACCGCAAGGGCCAAGACGCACTCGCCGCTCTTCTACGCGCACCTCGAAATGGAGCCTGGCGCGGTCGCAGAAGTCCCCGCGGATCACAAAGAGCGGGCGCTCTACATCGCGGCGGGCGCGATCGAAATCCACGGCAATCGCTACGAGGCGGGACAGATGCTGGTTCTGGGCGCGGGCTCTTCGCATTTTAAGGCCAAGAAGGCTTCGACCGTCATGGTTCTCGGCGGCGAGCCGATCGGAGAGCGTTTCATCCACTGGAACTTCGTTTCCTCATCCAAGGACCGGCTCGCTCAGGCGGCGGCCGATTGGAAGGCGGGACGCATGAAGCTGCCCGATGCCGACGATGCCGAGTTCATTCCACTACCGGACGAGCCGGTTCCGCCTCTGCCAGCGATATCATGA
- a CDS encoding GNAT family N-acetyltransferase, translated as MNVVEDNPAQHRFELPIDASHEVAAAYYRMDGDQVVLTHTIVPKRFSGQGLGSQLARGTFDAIRSSGRKVVLLCPFMAAFYARHPEYADIVATETQND; from the coding sequence GTGAACGTCGTCGAAGACAATCCCGCTCAGCATCGCTTCGAACTGCCGATCGATGCGAGCCACGAAGTTGCCGCTGCCTATTACCGCATGGACGGTGATCAGGTCGTCCTGACCCACACGATCGTGCCGAAGCGGTTCTCCGGACAGGGTCTAGGCTCACAGCTCGCACGCGGCACCTTCGACGCCATCCGTTCGTCCGGGCGCAAGGTGGTGCTGCTCTGCCCCTTCATGGCGGCCTTCTACGCGCGCCATCCCGAATATGCCGATATCGTCGCGACGGAGACCCAGAATGATTGA
- a CDS encoding alpha/beta fold hydrolase — protein sequence MATLTVKDGTRLFYKDWGPRDAQPIVFHHGWPLSSDDWDNQMLFFLAKGYRVVAHDRRGHGRSDQTDTGNEMDTYAADVAELADALDLKNAVHIGHSTGGGEVIRYVARSTPGRVAKAVLLGAVPPIMLATERYPGGLPMSIFDGFREALSRNRAQFFLDVPSGPFYGFNRDAAEVSEGLIRNWWRQGMMGGTKAHYDCITAFSETDFTEDLQAVTVPVLLMHGEDDQVVPIEASARIAVKLLPNGALKTYPGLSHGMFATHPDLINADLLAFIKGENLA from the coding sequence ATGGCAACGTTAACGGTGAAGGACGGTACACGCCTCTTCTACAAAGATTGGGGTCCTCGCGACGCCCAGCCCATCGTATTCCATCATGGATGGCCGCTCAGTTCAGACGACTGGGATAACCAGATGCTGTTTTTTCTGGCGAAAGGCTACCGCGTCGTCGCGCATGACCGACGTGGTCACGGCCGTTCCGACCAGACCGATACCGGCAATGAGATGGACACCTATGCCGCCGACGTCGCGGAACTGGCAGACGCGCTCGATCTGAAAAACGCAGTACATATCGGGCATTCCACCGGTGGCGGCGAAGTGATCCGCTATGTCGCGCGAAGCACACCCGGTCGCGTCGCCAAGGCCGTGCTCTTGGGCGCCGTGCCACCCATCATGCTGGCGACGGAGCGCTATCCCGGCGGGTTGCCGATGTCGATTTTCGACGGGTTCCGCGAAGCGCTCAGCCGCAACCGCGCGCAATTCTTTCTCGATGTGCCCAGCGGTCCCTTTTACGGCTTCAACCGCGACGCCGCCGAGGTCAGCGAAGGCCTGATCCGCAATTGGTGGCGCCAAGGCATGATGGGCGGCACCAAGGCGCATTACGACTGTATCACGGCCTTCTCGGAAACGGACTTCACCGAAGATCTGCAGGCCGTCACGGTTCCCGTGCTCCTGATGCACGGTGAAGACGATCAAGTGGTGCCGATCGAGGCCTCGGCTCGCATTGCGGTCAAGCTGCTCCCGAATGGCGCGCTCAAAACCTATCCCGGCCTATCGCACGGCATGTTCGCGACCCATCCCGACCTCATTAACGCCGACCTTCTTGCCTTTATCAAGGGGGAGAACCTCGCGTGA
- a CDS encoding FMN-dependent NADH-azoreductase gives MNRILAINSSISGEASVSRVLVEETVQRLLAAIPDALVTRRDLSDVPVPHLTPDTVAGIRAVATTEDELAAQGLSDDLIAELQEATILVIGAPMYNFSISTTLRSWFDHVLRPRVTFSFSESGPQGLLTGIRAIVIQARGGLYSEGPSKVLDFQEPYLKQLLGFVGITDVAFVHAEKIGFGPEARDAAIAHARGQIETAVARIAAGGMAVHVPDGTAGPDQVIDRRP, from the coding sequence GTGAACCGAATTCTTGCGATCAACAGCAGCATCTCCGGCGAGGCCTCGGTCTCCCGTGTCCTCGTCGAAGAAACGGTGCAGCGTCTGCTGGCGGCGATTCCTGACGCGCTGGTCACCCGGCGCGACCTCAGTGACGTTCCGGTTCCGCATCTGACCCCGGACACCGTCGCCGGCATTCGTGCTGTTGCAACAACAGAAGACGAGCTTGCTGCGCAGGGGCTGTCGGACGATCTGATCGCGGAGCTGCAGGAGGCGACGATCCTCGTGATCGGGGCGCCGATGTACAATTTCAGCATTTCAACGACGCTGCGCAGCTGGTTCGATCATGTGCTGCGACCGCGCGTAACGTTCTCTTTCAGTGAATCCGGCCCGCAGGGCCTGCTCACAGGCATCCGCGCCATTGTGATCCAGGCGCGGGGCGGTCTCTATAGCGAAGGGCCGAGCAAGGTCCTCGACTTCCAAGAGCCGTATCTGAAGCAGCTTCTCGGCTTCGTCGGGATCACGGATGTCGCGTTCGTTCATGCCGAAAAGATCGGCTTTGGGCCCGAAGCGCGCGACGCCGCGATCGCGCATGCCCGGGGTCAGATCGAGACAGCCGTCGCACGGATCGCCGCAGGTGGCATGGCCGTGCACGTGCCGGACGGAACGGCAGGGCCGGACCAGGTGATCGACCGGCGGCCATGA
- a CDS encoding SDR family NAD(P)-dependent oxidoreductase, translating into MRPLLRTSGRPVVVTNAGHGLGREIALMLAKRRSIVFGTAGSAQEVEDLRSASSGRVSLIACDMQQTQMVNAWAAGVSEAIGKSGLDLLINTAVHLPSGPLELLPLEEVRRGFEANVFGGLAVINAFLPALRMAQGRIVQISSSARDEPQPFDGPSDASQAAVEAFSAAYRAELKPFGIDVVIASMCDLEATSTGPTNDLTRLDDSMTAAQRKLYGKLLRVWMKKLSEGEALGDSVTAAARVLDLAVQSQVPVKAEIDTRA; encoded by the coding sequence ATGCGTCCGCTTCTTAGAACATCTGGCCGACCGGTCGTCGTCACCAACGCAGGTCACGGCCTCGGCCGCGAGATCGCGCTTATGCTTGCGAAGAGGCGATCCATTGTATTCGGTACCGCCGGCTCGGCGCAGGAGGTGGAAGATCTACGCAGTGCCTCCAGCGGCCGTGTCAGTCTTATCGCCTGCGATATGCAACAGACGCAGATGGTGAATGCGTGGGCCGCCGGTGTATCAGAGGCGATCGGTAAATCCGGGCTCGATCTTCTCATCAATACGGCAGTGCATCTGCCCTCCGGTCCCCTCGAATTGCTGCCCCTCGAAGAGGTGCGGCGTGGCTTTGAGGCAAATGTTTTCGGCGGACTGGCGGTCATCAACGCTTTCCTACCCGCGCTACGGATGGCTCAAGGCCGCATCGTTCAGATCAGTTCCTCGGCGCGGGATGAGCCGCAGCCTTTTGACGGCCCGTCGGATGCCTCGCAGGCGGCCGTAGAAGCTTTTTCGGCCGCATACCGGGCCGAACTCAAGCCATTCGGCATCGACGTGGTCATCGCATCAATGTGCGATCTCGAGGCGACGTCAACAGGTCCGACCAACGATTTAACACGGCTCGACGACAGCATGACGGCGGCCCAGCGCAAGCTCTATGGAAAGCTACTACGCGTCTGGATGAAGAAGCTTTCCGAGGGCGAGGCGCTGGGGGATTCCGTCACAGCTGCGGCGCGCGTGCTCGATCTCGCTGTCCAAAGCCAGGTGCCGGTCAAAGCGGAAATCGACACTCGCGCCTGA
- a CDS encoding Atu2307/SP_0267 family LLM class monooxygenase: MEIGIDSFAAILPDPATGALPSSTDRMAALLTEVEIADSVGLDVFGIGEHHRPEFLDSAPAIILAAAAARTSRIRLTSAVTVLSAADPVRIFQEFATLDLISKGRAELVVGRGSFGEAFPLFGLDPRSYDDLFAEKLDLLLTLRETTHPIWQGRFRPSLNGEGVFPRPHQPRLPVWLGVGGTPESFARAGLLGLPLMIAVIGGTFGRFRPLVDLYRQAGEKAGHGPATLKVGVHALGFLGATDAEAADAFYPGWAHLMAIVGRERGWTPPTRAQFADMAGPEGAYLVGAPETVADKVLRASEALGGISRITFQMSTASVEPPAMQRSIELLGREVAPTVRERFFTK, from the coding sequence ATGGAAATTGGTATCGATAGTTTCGCCGCTATTCTGCCTGACCCGGCGACCGGTGCTCTGCCGTCCTCCACCGATCGCATGGCGGCATTGCTTACGGAGGTGGAAATCGCCGACAGCGTTGGCCTGGACGTATTTGGCATCGGCGAGCACCATCGCCCGGAATTCCTCGATTCTGCTCCGGCCATCATCCTGGCTGCGGCGGCCGCACGCACCAGCCGCATCCGACTGACAAGCGCAGTCACCGTGCTCAGCGCTGCCGATCCAGTGCGGATCTTCCAGGAATTCGCCACGTTGGACCTGATCTCCAAGGGGCGAGCCGAGCTAGTGGTCGGCCGCGGTTCGTTCGGCGAGGCCTTCCCGTTATTCGGCCTCGACCCGCGCAGCTACGACGACCTCTTCGCCGAGAAGCTCGATTTGCTTCTGACGTTGCGTGAGACCACCCACCCGATCTGGCAAGGGCGCTTCCGACCGTCCCTCAATGGAGAGGGTGTCTTCCCGCGTCCGCATCAGCCGCGGCTGCCCGTCTGGCTTGGCGTCGGCGGAACGCCGGAATCCTTCGCTCGCGCTGGCCTGCTCGGCCTGCCACTCATGATCGCGGTTATCGGCGGCACCTTCGGGCGCTTCCGCCCACTCGTTGACCTCTATCGGCAAGCCGGTGAGAAGGCCGGGCACGGTCCCGCAACACTAAAGGTTGGGGTCCACGCGCTCGGCTTCCTCGGAGCTACAGACGCCGAGGCGGCTGATGCCTTCTACCCGGGTTGGGCGCATTTGATGGCCATCGTCGGTCGCGAGCGCGGATGGACGCCACCAACACGCGCGCAGTTCGCAGACATGGCGGGTCCTGAAGGCGCGTACTTGGTAGGCGCGCCCGAGACCGTGGCCGACAAGGTACTGCGGGCGAGCGAAGCGCTGGGCGGCATTTCGCGGATCACATTCCAGATGAGCACCGCGTCGGTTGAGCCGCCAGCAATGCAACGCTCGATTGAGCTCCTGGGCAGAGAGGTCGCTCCGACGGTGCGAGAACGCTTTTTTACCAAATGA
- a CDS encoding monovalent cation:proton antiporter-2 (CPA2) family protein produces the protein MSDASLGQTIGPAVALMGAAVIAVPLFRRLGLGSVLGYFAAGVLVGPSGLALFRDTQSILHFSELGVVMFLFVIGLELRPIKLWAMRGEIFGLGLVQVLLAIVALTATGALVFGLPFQIAFVAAAGMVLSSTAVIMSVLQDRGEISGAGGQKAVAILLFEDLTIVPLLTAVAFMSPLAREAAGWTGALTAVGALLLLVGIARWALNPFFALLARARTREVLTAGALLVVLGAALLMDLAGLSMAMGAFIAGVMLSSSSYRHQIESDIEPFRGLLMGLFLLAVGMSLDLSVVAAEWRLLLAMLAAFMLTKAVVVYAVARLFGGDNHQALHRTSLFLPGGEFAFVLYTAAVSSGVIGARENAIFATLVILSMSLIPALAAAMARLQRSKPTMDGVEAAQGLRGRVLLIGFGRFGQIASQLLLVRGVDLSVIDNDPDRIRDAARYGFKVFFGDGARLDTLHHSGAGEADAIMVCIDDAKAAMQIVALAQTAAPQARLLIRSRDRGHAIELIRAGVDYQIRETVESAYLMGAEGLRALGFAEADIAEADEDIRRRDTERLSEQTQGDSFSGRDRLILQPIPEPLFPEGANIRR, from the coding sequence ATGTCCGATGCCAGCCTGGGACAGACGATCGGGCCAGCGGTAGCGCTTATGGGTGCCGCCGTTATCGCGGTGCCGCTATTCCGGCGGCTAGGTCTCGGATCGGTGCTTGGCTATTTCGCGGCCGGCGTGCTGGTCGGCCCGTCTGGCTTGGCCCTGTTCCGCGACACGCAGTCGATCCTGCACTTTTCCGAGCTCGGCGTCGTCATGTTCCTATTCGTGATTGGGCTGGAACTACGACCGATCAAGTTGTGGGCGATGCGCGGTGAGATCTTCGGCCTTGGATTAGTGCAGGTGCTGCTCGCGATCGTCGCGCTCACGGCCACCGGAGCGCTGGTCTTCGGCCTGCCATTCCAGATCGCGTTCGTCGCGGCTGCGGGTATGGTTCTGTCCTCCACCGCCGTCATCATGTCGGTGCTGCAGGATCGCGGCGAGATTTCCGGCGCGGGAGGACAGAAAGCGGTCGCGATCCTTCTATTTGAGGATCTGACGATCGTGCCCTTGTTGACGGCAGTGGCCTTCATGTCGCCCCTCGCGCGCGAGGCGGCGGGGTGGACCGGCGCCCTGACCGCGGTTGGCGCACTGCTGCTGTTGGTGGGCATAGCGCGCTGGGCCCTAAACCCTTTCTTCGCGCTGCTCGCTCGGGCGCGGACGCGTGAGGTGCTTACGGCTGGCGCGCTGCTGGTGGTGCTCGGCGCCGCCTTGCTCATGGACCTGGCAGGACTCTCGATGGCGATGGGCGCCTTTATCGCCGGCGTGATGCTGTCCAGTTCGAGCTACCGGCATCAGATCGAGAGCGATATCGAGCCATTCCGCGGACTGCTGATGGGGCTGTTCCTTCTTGCGGTCGGCATGTCGCTCGATCTCTCGGTCGTAGCGGCCGAATGGCGGCTCCTGCTGGCGATGCTGGCAGCATTCATGCTCACCAAGGCGGTGGTCGTCTACGCGGTCGCCCGCCTGTTCGGCGGCGACAATCATCAGGCGCTGCACCGCACGTCGCTCTTCCTGCCGGGAGGAGAGTTTGCCTTCGTGCTTTACACCGCGGCGGTTTCGAGCGGCGTAATCGGCGCACGGGAGAACGCGATCTTCGCCACCTTGGTGATCTTGTCCATGTCGCTGATTCCGGCTCTTGCCGCTGCCATGGCGCGGCTGCAAAGGTCGAAGCCGACGATGGACGGCGTGGAGGCCGCACAAGGTCTCAGGGGGCGGGTTCTCCTCATCGGCTTCGGGCGTTTCGGCCAGATCGCATCACAGCTGCTGCTGGTCCGCGGGGTAGACCTGAGCGTCATCGACAACGATCCCGACCGGATCCGCGACGCGGCTCGATACGGGTTCAAGGTCTTCTTTGGCGACGGTGCAAGGCTCGATACGTTGCACCATTCGGGGGCTGGCGAAGCTGACGCGATCATGGTCTGCATCGATGACGCGAAGGCGGCCATGCAGATCGTCGCGTTGGCTCAGACCGCAGCGCCTCAGGCCCGACTTCTGATCCGTAGCCGTGATCGAGGGCATGCGATCGAACTGATCCGCGCAGGCGTCGATTACCAGATCAGGGAGACCGTAGAGTCTGCATATCTGATGGGGGCCGAAGGATTGCGCGCCCTAGGATTTGCCGAAGCCGACATCGCAGAAGCGGACGAAGACATTCGACGCCGGGATACTGAACGCCTCTCGGAACAGACGCAGGGAGACTCGTTCTCGGGCAGAGATCGTCTCATTCTTCAGCCTATTCCGGAGCCGCTGTTTCCCGAAGGCGCGAATATCCGACGGTGA